The sequence gatgatgtggatcaATTGACCCAATTAAATGCATTGGCTGGAAGGCGTAGTTGTTTTGGTTTGGGAAGTAGAATCATCATAACAACCAGGGATGTGCATTTGTTAAATAATGTCAAGGTTGATGAAATATATAAGATCACGGAATTGAATACAGAGGAATCTCTTAAGCTCTTTAGTTGGCATGCCTTCGGAAATGACCATCCGACAAATGATTATTTGGAGCTTTCAAAGAGTATAGTTGGTTATGTCAATGGACTTCCTTTAGctcttaaggttttgggttcttTTCTAGTTGATAAAAGTATAATTGAATTCAAGAGTGCAGTAGAGAAATTGAAAAGAATTCCTAATGATGAAATTCAAAGGATACTTAGAATAAGTTTTGATGGACTACATGATGATTTGGAGAAAGATATGTTCCTTGATATTGCATGTTTCTTTATTGGGATGGACAAAGACCATGTCATTGGAATACTGGACAGTTGCGATTTCTTCCCAGAAATTGGCATTAGTGTTCTCATCCGTAGGTCTCTCATAACAATCAATGAAAAGAATCAGGTGATGATGCATGATTTACTTCGAGATATGGGAAGGGAAATTGTTCGTGAAGAATCTCCAAAGGAGCCTGGAGAACGCAGTAGATTGTGGTTTCATGATGACGCCTACAATGTGCTAACAAAACATAAGGTAAGAGTACACGAAATTAGGAAGAAAGGCAACCCTTTCTTTTCAGCAGCATAAAGTCAATATTAGTGTAGGAAGGTTGTAGATGTATCGCAGGATTGAGGGTTGTGTTTGTAGATGCTCATAACATTCCtattaatgctttttttttgttgtcagGGAACAATGACTGTTGAAGGCCTTACTCTAAACACGGCTGAAATTAAAGGAGCAGATCATATCAGTATTGAAGCCTTTACAAAGATGCAAAGGCTAAGACTACTCCAAATCAATCATGTGCACCTTACTGGAAACTACCAGCACTTTTCAAAGGAGTTGAGATGGCTATGTTGGTACGGTTTCCCTTTGATCTCCATACCTTCTAACTTTCATCTTGAGAACCTTGTTATACTTGACTTGCAATATAGCAACATCAAATATCTTTGGAAGGGAATCAAGGTATGGTATAAtccatcatatttttttcttctttcaatcaGATTTATTTAAAATAGTTACTTAATCCTTGTAgttgttccttttctttttggcaGTTGCTCAAGAAATTGAAAGTTCTGAATCTTAGTCATTCCCATGGCCTAACCCAAATTTCTGACTTGTCTGGACTCACCATGCTTGAGAAATTGGTATTTGAAGATTGTAGAAGTTTGGTTGGCGTTCACCATTCCGTTGGACAACTTGAGAGACttgtttttttaagtttaaaagaTTGTGGAAACCTGAGGAATCTACCAAACAGCATATGTGAGTTGAAATCTCTTGAAAATCTCATTCTTTGTGGTTGCTTAAAACTTGAAAAGTTGCCAGAAGAATTTGGAAATATGAGATGTTTAAGGGAGCTTATTGTTGATGACACTGCAATACAAGAACTCCCCCTTTCGATTGGACGCCTGAAGAATCTCAGATGCTTATCTTTAAATGGATGTAAGAGATCAACCTCTAAAGATTGGAATCCATTCATTTGGTTTTGGAATTCATCACCAAGaaaaaatcctgattccaccaCTCTATTACCAACTTCTGTCTTGGGTTTATCCTCTTTAACAACACTAAATATGAGAAATTGCAATTTGTTGGAAGGTAAAATTCCTAGTGAGATCGGGAGTATGTGCTCATTGCAACATTTGGATATGAGTGATAACAAGTTTCTTAGCCTACCAACTAGTATCAGTCGCCTTTCTCAACTCAAGCGCCTTGAGTTGCGAAATTGCACAGGGCTTCAATTTCTTCCAGAACTGCCATCATGTTTAGAGACCTTGTATGCAAGTGGATGTGAATCAATGGAAAGATTAGTCAGTCCTGGACACTCATCTTCCTTACAAGAGCTGGTTTTAAGTGAAACTTTTTGGTGTAACCATCCTGGCAACATTAGCCACCTTACTCAGCTCAAATA is a genomic window of Macadamia integrifolia cultivar HAES 741 chromosome 13, SCU_Mint_v3, whole genome shotgun sequence containing:
- the LOC122059941 gene encoding disease resistance protein RPV1-like isoform X2; translated protein: MDPKRTREGEGSASSTPGWNHDVFLSFRGEDTRKSFTDHLYTALVQRGINTFRDDNELKRGEDIASELLKSVEKSRISIIVFSRNYASSRWCLDELVKIMECRETIGQTVLPVFYDIDPSDVRKQSGIFGEVFARQEKRSKLEMEKMDRWRTALKEAGSLSGWDVRNGYESKFIQSIVDKVLSSLNQPHFHVAQYQVGLETRLEKMKSLLNVRSDDIRIVGICGMGGIGKTTIAKAVFNIFLRRFEGCSFLANVRELSGQPNGLIHLQEQLLSDILMVGNMKITSVDRGVNMISEKLFSKRVLVVLDDVDQLTQLNALAGRRSCFGLGSRIIITTRDVHLLNNVKVDEIYKITELNTEESLKLFSWHAFGNDHPTNDYLELSKSIVGYVNGLPLALKVLGSFLVDKSIIEFKSAVEKLKRIPNDEIQRILRISFDGLHDDLEKDMFLDIACFFIGMDKDHVIGILDSCDFFPEIGISVLIRRSLITINEKNQVMMHDLLRDMGREIVREESPKEPGERSRLWFHDDAYNVLTKHKGTMTVEGLTLNTAEIKGADHISIEAFTKMQRLRLLQINHVHLTGNYQHFSKELRWLCWYGFPLISIPSNFHLENLVILDLQYSNIKYLWKGIKLLKKLKVLNLSHSHGLTQISDLSGLTMLEKLVFEDCRSLVGVHHSVGQLERLVFLSLKDCGNLRNLPNSICELKSLENLILCGCLKLEKLPEEFGNMRCLRELIVDDTAIQELPLSIGRLKNLRCLSLNGCKRSTSKDWNPFIWFWNSSPRKNPDSTTLLPTSVLGLSSLTTLNMRNCNLLEGKIPSEIGSMCSLQHLDMSDNKFLSLPTSISRLSQLKRLELRNCTGLQFLPELPSCLETLYASGCESMERLVSPGHSSSLQELVLSETFWCNHPGNISHLTQLKYLGLENCTRLKSLPELPSSLEQIEAGGCTSLERLSNFESLSSLARLNINNSNIRTLPACLGRCSQLWSLNVNDCSRLQVLLELPSSLKYLYAGDCTLMERLPNVSNCPELNHLYIDNCHMLAEIRGFENLKFVQTIYMKGCNNLTNNFKKSLIQALQNQRSLWQKILLLLLFIIKQRVMNKSALFIRRIRPFVKMSCGWPIYHILT
- the LOC122059941 gene encoding disease resistance protein RPV1-like isoform X3, whose product is MDPKRTREGEGSASSTPGWNHDVFLSFRGEDTRKSFTDHLYTALVQRGINTFRDDNELKRGEDIASELLKSVEKSRISIIVFSRNYASSRWCLDELVKIMECRETIGQTVLPVFYDIDPSDVRKQSGIFGEVFARQEKRSKLEMEKMDRWRTALKEAGSLSGWDVRNGYESKFIQSIVDKVLSSLNQPHFHVAQYQVGLETRLEKMKSLLNVRSDDIRIVGICGMGGIGKTTIAKAVFNIFLRRFEGCSFLANVRELSGQPNGLIHLQEQLLSDILMVGNMKITSVDRGVNMISEKLFSKRVLVVLDDVDQLTQLNALAGRRSCFGLGSRIIITTRDVHLLNNVKVDEIYKITELNTEESLKLFSWHAFGNDHPTNDYLELSKSIVGYVNGLPLALKVLGSFLVDKSIIEFKSAVEKLKRIPNDEIQRILRISFDGLHDDLEKDMFLDIACFFIGMDKDHVIGILDSCDFFPEIGISVLIRRSLITINEKNQVMMHDLLRDMGREIVREESPKEPGERSRLWFHDDAYNVLTKHKGTMTVEGLTLNTAEIKGADHISIEAFTKMQRLRLLQINHVHLTGNYQHFSKELRWLCWYGFPLISIPSNFHLENLVILDLQYSNIKYLWKGIKLLKKLKVLNLSHSHGLTQISDLSGLTMLEKLVFEDCRSLVGVHHSVGQLERLVFLSLKDCGNLRNLPNSICELKSLENLILCGCLKLEKLPEEFGNMRCLRELIVDDTAIQELPLSIGRLKNLRCLSLNGCKRSTSKDWNPFIWFWNSSPRKNPDSTTLLPTSVLGLSSLTTLNMRNCNLLEGKIPSEIGSMCSLQHLDMSDNKFLSLPTSISRLSQLKRLELRNCTGLQFLPELPSCLETLYASGCESMERLVSPGHSSSLQELVLSETFWCNHPGNISHLTQLKYLGLENCTRLKSLPELPSSLEQIEAGGCTSLERLSNFESLSSLARLNINNSNIRTLPACLGRCSQLWSLNVNDCSRLQVLLELPSSLKYLYAGDCTLMERLPNVSNCPELNHLYIDNCHMLAEIRGFENLKFVQTIYMKGCNNLTNNFKKSLIQELCFF